One window of Lytechinus variegatus isolate NC3 chromosome 2, Lvar_3.0, whole genome shotgun sequence genomic DNA carries:
- the LOC121408620 gene encoding uncharacterized protein LOC121408620, whose protein sequence is MSVSSESIKPEDSASQGGKSSTASSRINTKARKAALAAELASLKGQQELELQEFQLQQRKAQFMLETKLKVAAAEEAVYEQYDQHPSQLDIKIEPTSEQLGQQQQPVQPQIQVSERNNNVQQENLEDTMPYPQHNQDLYQYQQTQHRLLEAISLSNVEIMKFNGNPLHYHEFMACFDNLIGSSTLDRGTKLMKLYQCCEGDVKNIIQCCMVMDPVLGYQRARELLRERFGSRFKIGEAWIEKLTNGSALHANDRTGLRKFADELQVCLETLKALNLTKEISSNRELVKLAERLPFHLKARWLKVVRDIRQRGRSPDITDMVKFVSDAAEEVNDPVFGELTATSPRSASKPSFNKQHSKSSYSTAVSDNSSFPKPKKCFKCHQDHTLFGCDNFKSLTPDERFKFAQESRLCFNCLQQGHTSRNCKLNRTCSVPGCQRKHTKFLHVTQESSSPVRGTPHQEIENQPQPNKHLRSSSTQTPFDEIQTAQNSFIDKLVTGVGRCVLPIVPVRVRAHDESKSVETYALLDTGSTSTFCTAALSGQLNAVERKQSLNLSTLGRSNSTADTSVVSLIVDTGKDTEIVKLPRVYTRESINVKESHIAKMEDTRGWNHLEGINIPIVRQHEVGLLIGQDVPEALIPIEVRASKDGPYAVRTKLGWAVSGPVQPKMPEDIHTATTSFVGSDINLEDDRLQSFRKNEGSEVLQKDKVSSVNVSNASAFRESSGEKDGVHNLSPTSLEKKTPNLPDDILTTEQHLQSSPKRVPKDDTLQKKYQVDIKHMLSNDSVMKVNKTEQVEDTPSLYLPHYLVISPQVISDCVAKRNEEALHDKVPRGPDLAKHSKEVLPDKVPQVPDLANLPRVSTGKTFFGYMYFGVDSFTPHIVYQNSEKGYG, encoded by the coding sequence ATGAGTGTATCATCTGAAAGTATCAAGCCCGAGGACTCAGCCAGTCAAGGTGGTAAGAGTTCAACAGCGTCATCAAGGATAAATACGAAGGCCAGGAAGGCAGCCCTGGCAGCGGAGCTAGCATCCTTAAAGGGACAGCAAGAGTTAGAGCTTCAAGAATTTCAACTACAGCAAAGGAAGGCACAGTTTATGTTAGAAACTAAGCTCAAAGTTGCAGCAGCAGAAGAGGCTGTATATGAACAATATGATCAGCATCCCAGTCAACTCGACATTAAGATAGAACCCACAAGTGAACAACTTGGTCAACAGCAGCAGCCCGTTCAGCCACAGATTCAGGTTAGCGAGCGTAACAACAATGTACAGCAGGAGAATTTGGAAGACACAATGCCATACCCGCAGCACAACCAAGATTTGTATCAGTATCAGCAAACACAGCATCGTTTGTTGGAAGCAATAAGCCTGTCAAATGTGGAAATCATGAAGTTTAACGGTAACCCTTTACACTATCATGAGTTCATGGCATGTTTTGATAATTTGATAGGCTCGTCTACACTAGACAGAGGGACAAAGCTCATGAAGTTGTATCAGTGCTGTGAAGGTGATGTCAAGAACATCATACAGTGTTGTATGGTAATGGATCCAGTGCTTGGATATCAACGAGCCAGAGAATTACTGAGAGAACGCTTTGGCAGTAGATTTAAGATAGGAGAAGCGTGGATCGAAAAGCTAACTAATGGTTCAGCACTTCATGCAAATGATAGAACTGGACTACGCAAGTTCGCTGATGAATTGCAGGTATGTCTTGAGACTCTTAAGGCATTGAATCTAACAAAGGAGATCAGCAGTAACAGAGAGCTGGTCAAACTGGCAGAAAGACTCCCATTTCATCTCAAGGCTAGATGGTTGAAAGTAGTGAGAGACATTAGACAAAGAGGTCGCTCTCCAGATATCACTGACATGGTGAAGTTTGTATCTGATGCCGCCGAAGAAGTTAACGATCCAGTCTTTGGTGAGCTGACTGCTACTTCTCCAAGATCAGCATCTAAACCAAGCTTCAACAAGCAACATTCCAAGAGCAGCTACTCTACAGCAGTCTCTGATAATTCAAGCTTTCCTAAGCCCAAGAAGTGCTTCAAGTGTCATCAAGACCATACCTTGTTTGGCTGTGACAACTTTAAGTCCCTGACACCTGATGAGAGATTTAAATTTGCACAAGAAAGCAGACTATGTTTCAATTGCTTGCAACAAGGTCACACCAGCAGAAATTGTAAGTTGAACAGAACTTGCTCAGTTCCAGGATGTCAGAGAAAACATACAAAGTTCCTCCACGTAACTCAAGAAAGCTCATCACCTGTAAGAGGTACTCCGCATCAAGAGATAGAGAATCAGCCTCAACCAAATAAACATTTGAGATCATCTTCCACTCAAACACCATTTGATGAAATCCAAACGGCTCAGAATAGCTTCATTGATAAATTGGTCACAGGGGTCGGTAGGTGTGTACTTCCCATCGTTCCAGTTAGGGTAAGGGCACACGACGAGAGCAAGTCTGTTGAAACTTACGCACTCCTAGACACTGGTTCTACCAGCACGTTTTGTACAGCAGCCCTATCCGGACAACTTAACGCAGTGGAAAGGAAGCAAAGTCTAAATCTATCAACACTTGGAAGATCTAACAGCACAGCAGATACATCAGTTGTAAGCCTTATAGTAGACACAGGTAAAGATACAGAAATAGTGAAGTTACCACGTGTATATACAAGAGAGTCAATCAACGTCAAAGAATCTCATATCGCCAAGATGGAAGACACCAGAGGATGGAACCACCTAGAAGGAATCAACATTCCTATCGTCAGACAACATGAAGTTGGACTTTTGATCGGGCAAGATGTGCCTGAAGCATTGATACCCATAGAAGTTAGAGCATCCAAGGATGGACCATATGCTGTAAGAACCAAATTAGGATGGGCAGTAAGTGGTCCTGTTCAACCCAAGATGCCAGAAGACATACACACAGCTACTACAAGCTTTGTTGGTAGCGACATCAACCTGGAGGATGACAGACTTCAGAGTTTCAGGAAAAATGAAGGCTCAGAAGTTCTTCAGAAGGACAAAGTTTCGTCTGTCAATGTTAGTAATGCGTCAGCTTTCCGGGAGAGTAGTGGTGAAAAAGATGGAGTTCACAACCTATCGCCAACGTCATTAGAGAAGAAAACGCCAAATCTACCAGACGACATTTTGACCACAGAGCAGCATTTGCAATCGTCACCCAAGAGAGTACCGAAAGATGATACACTTCAGAAGAAATACCAAGTGGACATAAAACATATGCTAAGTAATGACTCTGTAATGAAAGTTAATAAGACAGAACAAGTAGAAGATACACCCTCATTGTACTTACCTCACTATTTAGTCATAAGTCCACAAGTTATTAGTGATTGTGTGGCAAAGCGTAATGAAGAAGCATTACATGACAAGGTTCCACGGGGGCCGGACCTTGCCAAGCATAGTAAAGAAGTATTACCTGACAAGGTTCCACAGGTGCCGGACCTGGCCAATCTGCCTAGAGTGTCAACTGGTAAAACTTTCTttggctacatgtattttggagtTGATAGTTTCACACCGCACATTGTATATCAAAATTCAGAAAAGGGATACGGTTGA
- the LOC121408619 gene encoding UDP-glucuronosyltransferase 2B9-like, which translates to MKIWISLTVTIFIIYVVYIVKGANIAVSLLVPVPSSHARGLSDIAGALTRRGHNVTIITSSSEGTNGFSDDTYSRSIQYKFEYPQELPPKEELEKEFLDLAFESSGTKQIKVLRWVFTVIRHGCKCLFDDSRTLAQLKESNFDILIGDAFDSCDVLLSSYLGLPYIAVTTAERYPLFNERVYGIPMPPSYVPFGNFPLPNRMSFGERILSFIEHHIFINIIGWTHFRALDTVKIKHNIAPGKNIPDLLGRAELWLCMTNFAFDFPHPTAPNWVAVGNTGDTPAEPLEKDFESFVQGSGEHGFIVFSLGTHFTELPNPEMTEAFARVFSELPQRVIWRYTGPRPRNLGNNTMLVDWIPQNDLVGHPKARLLVYHGGAKGILEAIYHAVPMVIMPIFAEQESNAVKVVVRGIGKRLQKDAISYETVNVVVTEVLSNPSYKENVQRISRIYRDTQSNPDDVVVYWVEHILKFGGSHLRTRALELNFIQLHSIDVLAFIVGIALVIAFLLVSCFKRYIACCFNREKIKVE; encoded by the exons ATGAAGATCTGGATCAGTTTAACGGTCACAATATTCATCATCTATGTCGTATACATAGTGAAGGGTGCTAATATTGCCGTATCCTTACTTGTACCTGTACCGAGTAGCCATGCCAGAGGTTTATCAGACATAGCAGGAGCTCTAACCAGACGCGGCCACaatgtcaccatcatcacaagtTCTTCCGAAGGAACAAATGGTTTTTCGGATGACACCTACAGCCGGTCCATCCAATACAAATTCGAGTATCCTCAAGAACTGCCACCGAAGGAGGAACTTGAAAAGGAGTTCCTTGATCTTGCTTTCGAGTCGAGTGGGACAAAGCAAATTAAGGTGTTAAGGTGGGTTTTTACCGTGATACGACATGGTTGTAAGTGTCTCTTTGACGACTCACGAACACTTGCTCAGCTCAAGGAATCAAACTTTGACATCCTCATCGGTGATGCCTTTGACAGTTGTGACGTGCTGCTTAGTAGTTACCTTGGATTGCCCTACATTGCGGTTACAACTGCTGAGAGATATCCATTATTCAACGAACGCGTGTATGGTATCCCCATGCCACCGTCGTACGTACCATTTGGTAATTTCCCTCTGCCAAATAGGATGTCTTTCGGAGAACGCATTTTAAGTTTTATTGAACATCACATTTTTATCAACATCATCGGGTGGACCCATTTCAGAGCTTTGGACACGGTCAAAATAAAGCACAATATCGCTCCAGGGAAAAACATTCCTGATCTTCTAGGTCGGGCAGAGTTATGGCTGTGCATGACGAACTTTGCTTTCGATTTCCCCCATCCCACCGCCCCTAATTGGGTGGCCGTCGGAAATACTGGGGATACCCCCGCAGAGCCACTCGAAAAG GATTTCGAAAGCTTCGTCCAGGGATCCGGCGAACATGGATTTATTGTGTTCTCTTTA GGTACTCATTTTACTGAGCTTCCTAACCCAGAAATGACCGAAGCCTTTGCGAGAGTCTTCAGCGAGCTTCCACAGAGAGTCATCTGGCGTTATACCGGACCACGCCCTCGTAACCTTGGTAACAACACAATGTTGGTCGACTGGATACCGCAAAATGACCTTGTTG GTCACCCAAAAGCCAGACTGTTGGTATACCATGGTGGCGCTAAAGGAATCTTGGAGGCCATTTATCACGCTGTTCCCATGGTAATCATGCCAATATTTGCTGAACAAGAATCTAATGCTGTCAAGGTAGTCGTCAGAGGAATAGGGAAACGGCTTCAGAAGGATGCGATCTCTTACGAGACAGTCAACGTTGTGGTGACGGAGGTACTTTCAAATCCAAG ctACAAAGAAAACGTCCAACGAATCTCTAGAATCTACAGAGATACCCAGTCCAATCCAGATGATGTTGTGGTCTACTGGGTTGAACACATCCTCAAATTTGGAGGGTCACACCTGAGAACCAGAGCCTTGGAGCTTAACTTTATCCAGCTTCATTCCATCGACGTCCTCGCTTTTATCGTCGGGATCGCACTCGTTATCGCCTTCCTTCTCGTTTCATGTTTTAAACGATATATCGCTTGTTGCTTTAacagagagaaaataaaagttgAATAA